One genomic window of Salvia miltiorrhiza cultivar Shanhuang (shh) chromosome 4, IMPLAD_Smil_shh, whole genome shotgun sequence includes the following:
- the LOC131020987 gene encoding uncharacterized protein LOC131020987 yields MDVEAAAAAPQKPTVLFAQKPNFRPLKAHEISDGQIQFRKISVPPHRYTPLKKAWLEIYTPIYEEMKIDIRMNLKARRVELKTRPDTPDASNLQKCADFVHAFMLGFDVIDAVAMLRMDELYVESFEIKDVKTLKGEHLSRAIGRLSGKGGKTKFAIENSTRTRIVIADSKIHMLGSFANIKVARDSLCSLILGSPAAKVYSKLRAVTARLAERF; encoded by the coding sequence ATGGATGTCGAAGCCGCAGCCGCAGCGCCGCAGAAGCCTACGGTCCTATTCGCACAGAAGCCGAACTTCCGGCCTCTGAAGGCGCACGAAATCTCCGACGGCCAGATCCAGTTCCGCAAAATCTCGGTGCCGCCGCACCGCTACACCCCTCTGAAGAAAGCGTGGCTCGAAATCTACACCCCGATCTACGAGGAGATGAAAATCGACATCCGGATGAATCTCAAGGCGCGCAGGGTCGAGCTCAAGACCCGGCCCGACACCCCCGACGCGAGCAACCTGCAGAAGTGCGCCGACTTCGTGCACGCCTTCATGCTCGGCTTCGATGTCATCGACGCCGTCGCGATGCTCCGGATGGATGAGCTCTACGTCGAGTCGTTCGAGATCAAGGACGTGAAGACGTTGAAAGGGGAGCACCTGTCGCGAGCGATCGGGCGGCTGAGCGGGAAAGGGGGGAAGACGAAATTCGCGATTGAGAATTCGACGAGAACGCGGATCGTGATTGCGGATTCCAAAATTCATATGCTTGGATCGTTTGCTAATATCAAGGTCGCTAGGGATTCGCTTTGTAGCCTAATTTTGGGATCCCCTGCTGCTAAGGTGTATTCGAAGCTCAGAGCAGTCACAGCTCGCCTCGCTGAAaggttttaa